The Drosophila teissieri strain GT53w chromosome X, Prin_Dtei_1.1, whole genome shotgun sequence genome has a segment encoding these proteins:
- the LOC122625342 gene encoding chromodomain Y-like protein 2 produces MPTPLVFHHTHHFHHLAAVSIAQSAPMATNASCKHFRELGVEQRSGLLHIRFQRCWQRRTLYELMCALDLASADAAVRLVVLSGEFSAACGGATEPLALKQGVEQRSRRTAAREEAVGHGDPEEQYIHEKAANFVMRSLAKKLLVHSKLLVAFVENQCVGLGLSVCSLCDLVYATESSAFVPAFSHLDPCTKVGPRWTVPHIHWLLRLGDQASSSTALQCGLVAGVVRQPQEFWRRVDHYLLLPSASLLATKRLLLRPWQESLLTELREEGTPLAAQRRRLARSSL; encoded by the coding sequence ATGCCTACGCCTCTTGTCTTCCATCACACCCATCACTTCCATCACTTGGCCGCAGTCTCTATCGCGCAGTCCGCACCGATGGCCACAAACGCGAGCTGCAAGCACTTCAGGGAGCTGGGCGTTGAGCAGCGTTCCGGGCTGCTCCACATTCGCTTCCAGCGGTGCTGGCAACGCCGAACCCTCTACGAGCTGATGTGCGCCCTGGACCTGGCGAGTGCAGACGCCGCCGTTAGACTGGTGGTGCTCTCGGGCGAGTTCTCCGCGGCATGTGGCGGTGCGACGGAGCCGCTGGCTCTGAAACAGGGCGTGGAGCAGCGGAGCAGGCGAACGGCTGCCCGGGAGGAAGCTGTGGGCCATGGGGATCCCGAGGAGCAGTACATCCACGAGAAGGCGGCCAACTTTGTGATGCGCTCGCTGGCCAAGAAGCTGCTTGTGCACAGCAAACTGCTAGTGGCTTTCGTGGAGAACCAGTGCGTCGGCCTGGGCCTGAGCGTGTGCAGCCTGTGCGATCTGGTCTACGCAACGGAGTCATCTGCCTTTGTGCCCGCTTTCTCGCACCTGGATCCCTGCACCAAGGTGGGCCCTCGCTGGACTGTGCCCCACATCCACTGGCTGCTACGCTTGGGCGATCAAGCGAGCTCCAGCACTGCCCTCCAGTGTGGCCTAGTGGCTGGTGTGGTGAGGCAGCCGCAGGAGTTTTGGCGCCGCGTGGACCATTACCTGCTCCTGCCCTCCGCCTCCCTGTTGGCCACGAAGCGCCTCCTGCTGCGCCCCTGGCAGGAATCCCTCCTCACCGAGCTGCGCGAGGAGGGCACTCCGCTGGCTGCGCAGCGACGTCGCCTGGCCAGATCCTCGCTGTAG
- the LOC122625339 gene encoding large subunit GTPase 1 homolog, whose translation MGKKNKGATPNLGRQLIKDRFGHTPRRKVDNDTMLHTTELQDGYDWGRLNLSSVTEESSFQAFLRTAELAGTEFQAEKLNITFVNPKQRVGLLSKTQEQRMHQKHDEHRDQLKIPRRPKWSKETSAEELERAENEAFLDWRRDLALLQEDEEILMTPYEKNLEFWRQLWRVVERSDVVVQIVDARNPLLFRSIDLERYVKEVEPSKMNMILVNKSDLLTEEQRRHWAAYFDSEGIRTAFYSATLVEEELKREAEAAREESFPEVQQLRQAAEEIQQSLDSVEDTLNVIEQKLKVTPENENDQLPRLPGDKNSPRLLSRLELIEFLRHIYTGPRHTEQHVTVGMVGYPNVGKSSTINSLMTVKKVSVSATPGKTKRFQTLFLDKDILLCDCPGLVMPSFVLTKADMLLNGILPIDQMRDHVPAVNLLCERIPRHVLEDKYGIVIAKPLEGEDLERPPHSEELLLAYGYNRGFMTSNGQPDQARSARYVLKDYVNGRLLYAMSPPSVPQTEYHTFPERQRKVIEESQLPGQQQRAMRINKSTSKELDNQFFSDKPTHAHVKGRTNFPNVRLANDGSLVAGNDPAAKPWRHVKKERREKLRKKFSHLDEH comes from the exons ATGGGCAAGAAAAACAAGGGCGCCACGCCCAACCTGGGCCGCCAGTTGATCAAGGATCGTTTTGGACACACTCCGCGCCGCAAGGTGGACAACGACACTATG CTGCACACCACCGAGCTGCAGGATGGTTACGACTGGGGCCGCCTTAACCTGTCCTCTGTCACCGAGGAGTCGTCGTTCCAGGCCTTCCTGCGCACGGCCGAGCTGGCCGGCACCGAGTTTCAGGCCGAGAAGCTGAACATTACGTTCGTGAACCCCAAACAGCGCGTTGGACTGCTGAGCAAGACACAGGAGCAGCGCATGCACCAGAAGCATGACGAGCACCGTGACCAGCTCAAAATCCCGCGGCGGCCCAAGTGGAGCAAGGAGACGAGCGCCGAGGAGCTGGAGCGCGCCGAAAACGAGGCGTTCCTCGACTGGCGCCGCGACCTGGCGCTGTTgcaggaggacgaggagaTCTTGATGACTCCGTACGAGAAGAACCTGGAGTTCTGGCGCCAGCTTTGGCGCGTGGTTGAGCGCTCTGACGTCGTTGTCCAGATCGTAGACGCTCGCAATCCGCTGCTATTCCGCAGCATCGACCTTGAGCGCTACGTAAAGGAGGTAGAGCCCAGCAAGATGAACATGATCCTGGTAAACAAGTCGGACCTGCTCACTGAGGAACAGCGTCGCCACTGGGCGGCGTATTTCGACAGCGAGGGTATTCGCACAGCCTTCTACTCGGCCACGCTGGTCGAGGAGGAGTTGAAGCGGGAGGCGGAGGCGGCACGTGAAGAATCCTTTCCCGAGGTGCAACAGTTGCGCCAGGCAGCTGAGGAGATTCAACAATCGTTGGACAGCGTGGAGGACACTCTGAACGTTATCGAGCAGAAACTAAAGGTGACTCCCGAGAATGAGAACGATCAGCTGCCACGACTACCCGGGGACAAGAACAGTCCGCGACTGCTGTCCCGCCTGGAGCTCATTGAGTTCCTGCGACACATCTACACCGGTCCGCGGCACACAGAGCAGCATGTGACCGTCGGAATGGTCGGCTACCCGAACGTGGGCAAAAGTAGCACCATCAACTCGCTGATGACGGTGAAGAAGGTGTCCGTTTCGGCCACGCCGGGTAAAACCAAACGCTTCCAGACGCTTTTCCTGGACAAGGACATATTGCTCTGCGACTGTCCCGGCTTGGTGATGCCGAGCTTTGTGTTGACCAAGGCTGACATGTTGCTCAACGGCATCCTGCCCATTGACCAAATGCGCGATCACGTTCCCGCCGTCAACTTGCTGTGCGAGCGCATTCCGCGCCACGTCCTTGAAGATAAATACGGCATTGTGATAGCCAAGCCGCTGGAGGGCGAGGACCTGGAGAGGCCACCGCATTccgaggagctgctgctggcctATGGAT ACAATCGTGGTTTTATGACCTCCAACGGGCAGCCGGATCAGGCGCGTTCCGCCAGGTATGTGCTGAAAGACTACGTCAACGGAAGACTGCTCTACGCCATGAGTCCGCCCTCGGTGCCCCAGACCGAGTATCACACCTTCCCCGAACGCCAGCGCAAGGTCATCGAGGAGTCGCAGTTGcccggccagcagcagcgagcCATGCGG ATCAACAAAAGCACGTCCAAGGAGCTGGACAACCAGTTCTTCTCCGACAAGCCCACCCACGCCCACGTCAAGGGACGCACCAACTTCCCCAACGTGCGTCTGGCCAACGACGGCTCTCTCGTAGCCGGCAATGATCCGGCGGCCAAGCCTTGGCGCCACGTGAAGAAGGAGAGACGCGAAAAGCTGCGCAAAAAGTTCTCACACCTGGACGAGCACTGA
- the LOC122625340 gene encoding GDP-fucose protein O-fucosyltransferase 2 yields the protein MRGIWPRLGLPALLLLLHLLTGAKADFRNGTARRANGDSRGSSATCAKRVLQEILPLPETCPPEVLGLRGAVYILYDVNISEGFNLRRDVYIRMAVFVRRLQRRKRFRQVRLVLPPWPRLYHWHSQGLQQAGLPWSHFFDLTSLRRYAPVLDYEEFLAEQRIFGNPGAPLVHVAHAFRLQHYEVMLEQGIFRDKFERVTDKPCSEGSLSGGPLLQQAELRVGRFHCVRFQGSAGLLEKLLREAIAEDTAGPEDADDMRTYALLSAETVLHDHWGDEHFWQARRSMRFARRLDQVAADFRQQALTTTDATAGVQRPAMWELERPKRNAKGGDYLCAHLRRGDFVRSRESTTPTLKAAAQQIKQLLRAFNMTTVFLATDATPYELMELKELFYRFRLVHFAPESNAQRRELKDGGVAVVDQLVCAYARYFVGTYESTFTYRIYEEREILGFNQASTFNTFCKAVGGSCSRNAVWPIVWADGDSDSEEDSDTY from the coding sequence ATGCGAGGGATCTGGCCCAGGCTTGGGCTCCCggcgctgctcctgctcctccacctgCTGACGGGCGCGAAAGCCGACTTTCGGAACGGGACTGCCAGGCGAGCGAATGGCGATTCCCGGGGAAGTAGCGCCACCTGCGCCAAAAGGGTCCTGCAAGAGATCCTGCCACTGCCAGAGACTTGCCCGCCCGAGGTGCTCGGCCTGAGGGGCGCCGTGTATATCCTCTACGACGTGAACATCTCCGAGGGCTTCAACCTGCGCCGAGACGTCTACATTCGCATGGCGGTGTTCGTGCGCCGACTGCagagaaggaagcgtttccgccAGGTGCGCCTTGTGCTGCCGCCGTGGCCTCGCCTCTACCACTGGCACTCGCAGGGCCTGCAGCAGGCTGGACTGCCCTGGAGCCACTTCTTCGACTTGACCAGTCTGCGCCGATACGCGCCCGTTCTGGACTACGAGGAATTCCTGGCCGAGCAGCGCATATTCGGCAATCCTGGCGCACCTCTGGTCCATGTAGCGCACGCTTTCCGGCTGCAGCACTACGAGGTCATGCTGGAACAGGGCATCTTTCGGGACAAGTTCGAGCGCGTCACGGACAAGCCGTGCAGCGAGGGATCCCTGTCGGGAGGACCACTGCTGCAGCAGGCGGAGCTGCGCGTGGGGCGCTTCCACTGCGTTCGGTTTCAGGGCAGCGCCGGATTGCTGGAGAAGCTGCTTCGCGAGGCCATCGCCGAGGACACGGCGGGACCGGAGGACGCCGACGACATGCGCACGTACGCCTTGCTCAGCGCCGAGACCGTGCTCCACGACCACTGGGGTGACGAGCACTTTTGGCAAGCTCGCCGTTCCATGCGGTTCGCTCGTCGGCTCGATCAGGTGGCCGCCGACTTCCGGCAGCAGGCCCTGACCACCACAGACGCTACGGCCGGAGTCCAGCGGCCCGCCATGTGGGAGCTGGAGCGGCCGAAGCGCAACGCTAAGGGTGGCGATTACCTGTGCGCCCACCTAAGACGGGGCGACTTTGTGCGCTCGCGGGAATCCACCACTCCCACCCTGAAAGCGGCTGCCCAGCAGATCAAGCAGCTGCTGCGCGCGTTCAACATGACCACCGTGTTCTTGGCCACTGACGCCACGCCCTACGAACTGATGGAGCTGAAGGAGCTCTTCTACCGCTTCCGTCTCGTTCACTTCGCGCCGGAGTCGAATGCCCAACGGAGGGAGCTGAAggatgggggcgtggcggtgGTGGATCAACTGGTCTGCGCCTATGCCCGCTACTTTGTGGGCACCTACGAGAGCACCTTTACGTACCGCATCTACGAGGAGCGCGAAATCCTCGGCTTCAACCAGGCCAGCACCTTTAACACGTTCTGCAAGGCCGTGGGCGGAAGCTGCTCCCGCAACGCCGTGTGGCCCATTGTGTGGGCGGATGGCGACAGCGATAGCGAGGAGGATTCCGACACGTACTGA
- the LOC122625345 gene encoding PXMP2/4 family protein 4, whose amino-acid sequence MVPPAVKLLQSSLAQWRRGSKLHPMAKGALTYAVMWPTGSLIQQAMEGRKLREYDWARALRFSLFGALYVAPTLYGWVRLTSAMWPQTNLRSGIIKAITEQLSYGPFACVSFFMGMSLLELKTFSQAVEETKEKAVPTYKVGVCIWPILQTINFSLVPEHNRVVFVSICSLMWTIFLAYMKTRHEEQSDSAGLPCT is encoded by the exons ATGGTGCCTCCGGCCGTTAAGCTATTGCAGTCCTCGCTGGCCCAGTGGCGACGAGGGAGCAAGCTACATCCCATGGCCAAGGGCGCGCTTACGTACGCGGTCATGTGGCCCACGGGCAGCCTGATCCAGCAAGCGATGGAGGGACGCAAGCTGC GCGAGTACGACTGGGCCAGGGCGCTCCGTTTCAGCTTGTTTGGAGCTCTGTACGTGGCGCCCACTCTGTATGGCTGGGTGCGGCTCACCAGCGCCATGTGGCCCCAGACCAATCTGCGCTCGGGCATCATTAAG GCCATCACGGAGCAGCTTTCCTACGGACCCTTCGCTTGCGTAAGCTTCTTCATGGGAATGAGCTTGCTGGAGCTGAAGACCTTTAGTCAGGCCGTAGAAGAGACGAAGGAGAAGGCGGTGCCCACGTACAAG GTCGGCGTATGCATCTGGCCCATCCTGCAGACCATAAACTTCTCGCTGGTGCCGGAGCACAACCGTGTGGTGTTCGTAAGCATTTGCAGCCTGATGTGGACCATTTTCCTGGCGTACATGAAGACGCGCCACGAGGAGCAGTCGGATTCCGCGGGTCTGCCTTGTACATAG
- the LOC122625343 gene encoding trypsin-1: MASLARLALLYMATWLIAGASGEDGKIVNGTTAGPGEFPFVVSLRRAKSGRHSCGATLLNPYWVLTAAHCVHSSSPEQIDVQYGSQMLARNSSHVARVAAIFVHPGYKPEDKYVNDIALLQLAQSVVLSKVVQPVRLPEPRQVTPGNASAVLAGWGLNATGGVVQQHLQKVKLQVFSDTECSERHQTQLHDSQICAGLPEGGKGQCSGDSGGPLLLFGSDTQVGIVSWSIKPCARPPFPGVFTEVSAYVDWIVETVNGCSPSSSLWVGQLIVGRSPPNLNS; the protein is encoded by the exons ATGGCTTCGCTCGCAAGGCTCGCACTGCTCTACATGGCAACCTGGCTTATTGCTGGAGCCTCCGGGGAGGATGGAAAAATCGTCAACGGCACTACAGCTGGCCCGGGGGAGTTTCCCTTTGTAGTCTCGCTGCGCCGCGCGAAGAGCGGCCGTCACTCCTGCGGCGCTACGCTGCTCAACCCGTACTGGGTCCTGACAGCCGCCCACTGCGTGCACAGCTCCTCGCCCGAGCAGATTGACGTGCAGTACGGCAGCCAGATGCTGGCGCGAAACTCCAGCCATGTGGCTCGCGTGGCCGCCATCTTCGTCCATCCAGGCTACAAGCCGGAGGACAAGTACGTCAACGACATCGCCTTGCTGCAGCTGGCGCAGTCGGTCGTTTTGAGCAAGGTTGTCCAGCCGGTGCGTCTACCAGAGCCTCGGCAAGTTACGCCCGGAAACGCCAGTGCCGTCCTTGCGGGCTGGGGATTGAATGCG ACGGGCGGCGTGGtccagcagcatctgcagaaGGTCAAACTGCAAGTGTTCAGCGATACGGAGTGCAGCGAGCGCCATCAGACGCAACTGCACGATAGCCAGATCTGTGCGGGATTGCCCGAAGGTGGAAAGGGCCAGTGCAGCGGCGACTCCGGCGGCCCGCTGCTCCTTTTTGGCTCCGACACTCAGGTGGGTATTGTTTCTTGGAGCATCAAGCCCTGCGCTCGACCACCGTTTCCGGGCGTCTTCACCGAGGTGTCGGCCTACGTGGACTGGATTGTGGAGACGGTGAATGGCTGCTCGCCCTCGTCTTCGCTTTGGGTGGGCCAGCTGATTGTGGGACGATCGCCACCTAACCTAAACAGCTAA
- the LOC122625346 gene encoding protein sym1, producing the protein MAGPLLWQNFKVLVTRYPIMRGMISYSLIWPTGSIIQQTVEGRRWGTYDWWRVFRFSMYGGLFVAPTLYGWVKISSAMWPQTSLRTGVIKAAVETISYTPGAMTCFYFIMSLLESKTVEEAVAEVGKKFLPTYKVALCVWPLVATINFTLIPERNRVPFISACSLCWTCFLAYMKHLEHHEVDGAI; encoded by the exons ATGGCGGGCCCACTCTTGTGGCAAAACTTCAAGGTGCTCGTCACCCGGTACCCGATAATGCGCGGCATGATATCGTACAGCCTGATCTGGCCCACGGGCAGCATTATCCAGCAAACGGTTGAGGGAAGGCGCTGGG GCACCTACGACTGGTGGCGCGTGTTCCGGTTTAGCATGTACGGTGGCCTGTTCGTTGCTCCTACACTTTACGGATGGGTCAAG ATTTCCAGCGCCATGTGGCCGCAGACATCGTTGAGGACGGGCGTCATCAAGGCGGCGGTGGAGACGATCTCGTACACCCCCGGCGCGATGACCTGCTTCTACTTTATCATGAGCCTCCTGGAGTCCAAGACGGTGGAGGAGGCGGTCGCCGAGGTCGGCAAGAAATTCCTGCCCACGTACAAGGTAGCTCTATGCGTGTGGCCACTGGTGGCCACCATCAACTTTACTCTGATCCCCGAGCGCAACCGGGTGCCTTTCATCAGCGCGTGCAGCCTGTGCTGGACCTGCTTCCTGGCCTACATGAAGCACCTGGAGCACCACGAGGTGGACGGGGCCATTTGA
- the LOC122625344 gene encoding uncharacterized protein LOC122625344 produces the protein MRELNKQQSQDTTDSGVEKGDYPRATNGVVFGAIVTFASFFVLMMSFCSPYWIESYEETRASFKNMGLWQYCFKDFVYPKYAFPKQFNGCHNIFSHEYYVIREYLLPGWLMAVQGFVTMSFIIVFIVLALLSLTIIRLPLKAVLQYEWLLVRLSYLGTAISSLFMFLAVCIFGGCAYRRDWMMYPKFNVLGWSYALAVVTFMLLGLAALILQREARQAYDARGEQKNLVMQMEMQEPGYQPPRHHHSQSRSLQGYI, from the exons ATGCGCGAACTCAACAAGCAGCAGTCGCAGGACACCACGGACTCGGGAGTCGAGAAGGGCGACTACCCGCGAGCCACCA ATGGCGTGGTCTTCGGCGCCATAGTCACATTCGCCAGCTTCTTCGTGCTGATGATGTCCTTCTGCTCACCGTACTGGATCGAGTCCTACGAGGAGACGCGGGCCAGCTTCAAGAACATGGGCCTGTGGCAGTACTGCTTTAAGGACTTCGTGTACCCCAAGTACGCGTTCCCGAAGCAATTCAACGGCTGCCACAACATTTTCTCACAC GAATACTACGTTATCCGTGAGTATCTGCTGCCCGGTTGGCTCATGGCGGTGCAGGGCTTCGTGACCATGTCTTTCATCATCGTCTTCATCGTGCTGGCTCTGCTCTCGCTTACCATCATCCGACTGCCGCTTAAGGCCGTTCTGCAGTACGAGTGGCTGCTCGTCCGCCTCTCCTACTTGGGCACCGCCATCTCCT CGCTGTTCATGTTTCTGGCCGTGTGCATCTTCGGGGGCTGCGCCTACCGTCGCGACTGGATGATGTACCCAAAGTTCAATGTGCTGGGCTGGTCCTACGCCCTGGCCGTTGTCACCTTTATGCTGCTTGGTCTAGCCGCTCTGATCCTGCAGCGCGAGGCCCGGCAAGCTTACGACGCCCGCGGTGAGCAGAAGAACCTGGTCATGCAAATGGAGATGCAGGAGCCGGGCTACCAGCCGCCGCGTCACCACCACAGCCAGTCGCGCAGCCTGCAGGGCTACATATAA